One genomic window of Elaeis guineensis isolate ETL-2024a chromosome 2, EG11, whole genome shotgun sequence includes the following:
- the LOC105044206 gene encoding probable serine/threonine-protein kinase PBL7, with the protein MDGDETRKERVALVVIVVFAVLALASVVAAFSYYCYIRAKVSKHRKALKKEGSAEKKATGGAGGGEVEVVVGERGVQVFSFKQLHAATGGFGKVNVVGHGSFGSVYRGVLPDGRKIAVKLMDRAGKQGEEEFKMEVELLTRLRSPYLLALVGYCSDGGHRLLVYEYMANGGLQEHLYPTSGSCGGVSKLEWETRMKIALEAAKGLEYLHEHVSPPVIHRDFKSSNILLDKNFHAKVSDFGLAKLGSDKAGGHVSTRVLGTQGYVAPEYALTGHLTTKSDVYSYGVVLLELLTGRVPVDMNRPPGEGVLVSWALPRLTDRDKVVQIIDPAMEGQYSMKDVIQVAAIAAMCVQPEADYRPLMADVVQSLVPLVKHKSTAKVGSCSNFQSPRSPAVPECGKMATAS; encoded by the exons ATGGACGGCGACGAGACGAGGAAGGAGCGCGTGGCCTTGGTGGTGATCGTCGTCTTCGCCGTCCTTGCCCTTGCCTCCGTTGTCGCCGCCTTCAGCTACTACTGCTACATCCGCGCCAAGGTCTCCAAGCATCGCAAGGCCCTCAAGA AGGAAGGGAGTGCGGAGAAGAAAGCGACCGGCGGCGCTGGCGGCGGAGAGGTAGAGGTGGTGGTGGGGGAGAGAGGGGTGCAGGTGTTCAGCTTCAAGCAGCTCCACGCGGCGACGGGTGGGTTCGGGAAGGTGAATGTGGTCGGCCACGGGAGTTTCGGGTCGGTGTACAGGGGAGTCCTTCCCGACGGGAGAAAGATCGCCGTGAAGTTGATGGATCGGGCCGGGAAGCAGGGGGAGGAGGAGTTCAAAATGGAG GTGGAGTTGCTTACACGGCTTCGGTCGCCGTATCTGCTGGCGTTGGTCGGGTATTGTTCTGATGGCGGCCATCGGCTGTTGGTATACGAGTACATGGCAAATGGTGGACTTCAGGAACATCTGTACCCTACCAGCG GTTCTTGTGGTGGTGTTTCAAAGCTAGAGTGGGAAACAAGAATGAAAATAGCTCTTGAAGCTGCAAAAGGCCTGGAGTACCTGCATGAGCATGTCTCTCCACCTGTCATTCACAGGGATTTTAAGAGTAGCAACATCCTCTTGGACAAAAACTTTCATGCCAAAGTTTCAGATTTTGGCTTGGCCAAACTGGGATCTGATAAAGCTGGAGGCCATGTTTCCACCCGAGTTTTAGGCACCCAAGGATATGTTGCTCCAGA ATATGCTTTAACTGGGCATTTGACAACGAAATCAGATGTGTATAGCTATGGGGTTGTGCTTCTGGAGCTGCTTACAGGCCGGGTTCCGGTTGACATGAACAGGCCCCCCGGGGAAGGTGTTCTTGTGTCTTGG GCTCTGCCTCGGCTCACCGACAGAGACAAGGTTGTTCAGATTATAGATCCAGCAATGGAAGGACAGTACTCTATGAAGGATGTTATTCAGGTAGCTGCTATTGCTGCCATGTGCGTGCAACCGGAGGCTGATTACCGGCCCCTGATGGCGGACGTTGTCCAGTCGCTGGTCCCTCTTGTGAAGCACAAGTCCACTGCAAAAGTAGGCAGTTGCTCCAATTTTCAGTCCCCCAGGTCTCCAGCAGTGCCGGAATGTGGTAAAATGGCTACTGCATCCTGA
- the LOC105044191 gene encoding nucleobase-ascorbate transporter 2 → MTDFKPEEITHPPMDQLQGFEYCIDSNPSWGEAIALGFQHYILALGTAVMIPTLLVPLMGGTDGDKVRVVQTLLFVTGINTLLQTLFGTRLPTVVGGSYAFVVPIISIIHDSSLTRISDDHERFLQTMRAIQGALIVSSSIQIILGYSQLWGIFSRFFSPLGMVSVVSLVGFGLFDRGFPVVGRCVEIGVPMLILFIAFSQYLKHLHARRVPILERFALLISITIIWVYAHILTVSGAYRHRPLLTQINCRTDRANLISSAPWIKIPYPLQWGPPTFDAGHCFGMIAAVLVSLIESTGAYKAAARLASATPPPAYVLSRGIGWQGIGILLDGLFGTGTGSSVSVENVGLLGSTRVGSRRVIQISAGFMIFFSMLGKFGALFASIPFTIFAAVYCVLFGLVAAIGLSFLQFTNMNSMRNLFITGVSVFLGLSIPQYFFRYTTSAQHGPAHTRAVWFNDYINTIFSSPPTVALIVAVFLDNTLDFKDTAKDRGMPWWIRFRTFKGDSRNEEFYTLPFNLNRFFPPS, encoded by the exons ATGACGGATTTCAAACCGGAGGAGATCACCCATCCGCCCATGGATCAACTCCAGGGCTTCGAGTACTGCATCGATTCCAATCCATCTTGGG GAGAAGCGATTGCTTTGGGCTTTCAGCACTACATACTGGCTTTGGGAACGGCAGTGATGATCCCCACTCTGTTGGTTCCTTTGATGGGTGGAACCGAT GGCGATAAGGTTAGGGTGGTTCAGACATTGCTATTTGTGACTGGCATAAACACATTGCTGCAAACCCTATTCGGCACTCGCCTTCCAACTGTGGTTGGTGGTTCTTATGCATTCGTGGTCCCGATCATCTCCATAATTCATGACTCATCCCTGACGCGGATATCTGATGATCATGAG AGGTTTCTTCAGACCATGAGGGCCATACAAGGAGCCTTGATAGTCTCTTCTAGCATTCAGATCATTCTTGGCTACAGCCAGTTGTGGGGTATTTTCTCCAG GTTTTTTAGCCCGTTGGGAATGGTTTCGGTGGTCTCGCTGGTGGGCTTCGGGCTTTTTGACAGAGGATTCCCCGTG GTTGGGAGATGTGTGGAGATTGGTGTTCCCATGCTTATCCTGTTCATTGCATTCTCCCAG TACCTGAAGCATCTACATGCAAGGCGTGTGCCAATACTGGAAAGATTTGCACTCCTGATCTCCATCACCATCATATGGGTCTATGCTCACATCCTCACAGTGAGTGGTGCATACAGGCACCGCCCCTTGCTCACCCAGATCAATTGCCGCACCGACCGTGCCAACCTCATCTCCTCCGCTCCTTG GATAAAGATCCCATATCCATTGCAATGGGGTCCGCCGACCTTTGATGCTGGTCATTGTTTTGGGATGATTGCTGCTGTTTTAGTGTCCTTGATTGAG TCAACTGGGGCTTACAAAGCTGCAGCTCGGCTAGCAAGTGCAACACCACCTCCTGCTTATGTCCTGAGCCGAGGCATTGGATGGCAG GGTATCGGTATCCTACTAGATGGGCTTTTTGGCACTGGCACTGGCTCCAGTGTTTCTGT GGAGAATGTTGGGCTTCTTGGGTCGACAAGAGTTGGAAGCCGCAGGGTCATTCAAATATCAGCTGGTTTCATGATATTTTTCTCCATGTTGG GGAAATTTGGAGCATTGTTTGCTTCTATTCCCTTCACAATCTTTGCTGCTGTATACTGTGTTCTCTTTGGTCTTGTTG CGGCAATAGGGCTATCCTTCTTGCAGTTCACCAACATGAACTCCATGCGAAACCTCTTCATCACTGGCGTCTCTGTCTTCCTTGGCCTATCCATCCCCCAGTACTTCTTCCGCTACACCACAAGTGCTCAGCATGGTCCTGCCCACACTAGGGCTGTATGG TTTAATGACTATATCAACACAATCTTCTCATCTCCACCAACTGTTGCATTGATCGTGGCTGTGTTTCTCGACAACACGCTCGACTTCAAGGACACAGCTAAAGATCGAGGGATGCCATGGTGGATCAGGTTCCGAACTTTCAAGGGAGATAGCAGGAATGAGGAGTTCTATACTCTCCCCTTCAACCTTAACCGTTTCTTTCCTCCATCTTAG